A genome region from Natranaeroarchaeum sulfidigenes includes the following:
- a CDS encoding YccF domain-containing protein, whose product MSANASSPSLVIRALWFVFVGWWLTGLWLSVAWFLNITIIGIPIGIKMINRVPKVLSLKSSQRQLMAGPDGSVVESGPKQPSLLLRGVWFVFVGWWASAIWTGVAYLLTLSIVGIPLAVIMYNKLPFIVSLYKY is encoded by the coding sequence ATGTCAGCTAACGCATCGTCCCCATCGCTCGTAATCCGAGCGCTATGGTTTGTCTTCGTCGGCTGGTGGCTCACCGGTCTCTGGCTCTCGGTCGCCTGGTTCCTGAACATCACGATCATCGGGATTCCGATCGGGATCAAGATGATTAACCGCGTCCCGAAAGTACTCTCACTGAAGTCGTCACAGCGACAGCTCATGGCCGGGCCGGACGGGAGCGTCGTCGAGTCGGGACCGAAACAGCCCAGCCTCCTGCTCCGTGGCGTCTGGTTCGTCTTCGTCGGCTGGTGGGCCAGCGCCATCTGGACCGGGGTCGCCTACCTGTTGACGCTGTCGATCGTCGGTATCCCGCTCGCGGTGATCATGTACAACAAGCTTCCTTTCATCGTCTCGCTGTACAAATACTGA
- a CDS encoding carboxylate--amine ligase, with protein sequence MSTDVGVDGVLIPTGFDPGSYSCVRSLSRRGIRTLVASQYDSVPAAGSRFCDEFVRIPAPNDDLLAYRDALLQLAARKDVTTILPLRPQDTYLFSLYESLFEEHVSLVTPPMETLRTVHDRVLLVEAAESAGVPVPETCLLSDVERVDRKLIVKSRYNLLASEYLDSYSERESATAKAVSHYRPGDEFDRESLTEEMGHDPIVQEYIPSSDEYVFGALYDHGQAVATFQHRQIRGDSYTGGGGVYRKSVDIPELERVGRQILDSIEYHGLACIEYMRHEETDEFVLTEINPRLWQSLPCAVRGGADFPWYYWLLATGQSDMIDPHYEVGVGSHLLYGEFGHLRSVFTDDSPIVSRPSARGAVWEIVQSCYDDPHFDNLRFDDPRPFVRGLGHVLKKGK encoded by the coding sequence ATGTCAACGGACGTGGGGGTGGATGGCGTACTGATACCAACGGGGTTCGATCCCGGCAGTTACTCGTGTGTCCGGTCACTGTCTCGTCGCGGGATCCGGACGCTCGTTGCCTCCCAGTACGATTCAGTTCCTGCAGCTGGATCGCGTTTTTGTGACGAGTTTGTCCGTATCCCTGCGCCAAACGACGATTTACTCGCGTATCGAGATGCATTGCTACAACTGGCGGCCCGTAAGGACGTGACGACGATCCTCCCGCTCAGGCCACAGGACACGTACCTGTTCTCACTGTACGAGTCATTGTTCGAAGAACACGTTTCCCTGGTGACGCCACCAATGGAGACGCTCAGAACTGTCCACGACCGAGTGTTGCTCGTCGAGGCGGCGGAATCGGCGGGTGTCCCAGTCCCCGAAACCTGTCTTCTCTCCGATGTCGAACGCGTCGACCGTAAGCTGATCGTCAAATCACGGTACAACCTGCTCGCGAGCGAATACCTCGATTCGTACTCCGAACGGGAATCGGCGACCGCAAAGGCCGTGAGCCACTACCGACCGGGCGACGAGTTCGACCGAGAGTCGCTCACCGAGGAAATGGGCCACGACCCGATCGTCCAGGAGTACATTCCCTCAAGTGACGAGTACGTCTTCGGGGCGCTCTACGATCACGGGCAGGCAGTTGCGACCTTCCAGCACCGCCAAATTCGCGGGGACTCCTACACCGGCGGCGGTGGTGTCTACCGCAAATCGGTCGATATCCCCGAACTCGAACGTGTCGGACGGCAGATCCTCGACAGCATTGAGTATCACGGCCTCGCCTGCATCGAGTATATGCGTCACGAGGAGACCGACGAGTTCGTCCTCACGGAGATCAATCCCCGGCTCTGGCAGTCCCTGCCCTGTGCGGTCCGCGGTGGTGCTGATTTCCCGTGGTACTACTGGCTACTGGCGACAGGCCAATCCGATATGATCGATCCACACTACGAGGTCGGCGTCGGGTCTCACCTGCTGTACGGCGAGTTCGGACATCTCCGTAGCGTCTTCACCGATGACTCGCCGATCGTTTCCCGTCCCTCCGCGCGGGGAGCGGTCTGGGAGATCGTCCAGTCATGTTACGATGATCCACACTTCGATAACCTTCGCTTCGACGATCCACGACCCTTCGTTCGTGGGCTCGGACACGTCCTGAAAAAGGGCAAGTGA
- a CDS encoding NUDIX hydrolase: protein MTDDSLSWETIDSQTSYTCPGFDVETDDVRLPDGTETTFDYLSEPPAVIVLPFTSDDDVVVIEEWRQAVGRINRGLPVGSVEPDDRSLIAAARRELREETGYEGDEFEQLTTVEPMNGAANSVYHLFVARGCEPTAEQDLDHNESIRVDTTTFEALHDAVANDEIRDGRTVLAVLRYLIADERNP, encoded by the coding sequence GTGACCGACGATAGCCTCTCGTGGGAGACCATCGACTCCCAGACTTCCTACACGTGTCCCGGCTTCGACGTCGAAACCGACGATGTCCGACTGCCAGATGGCACCGAAACGACGTTCGATTATCTTTCGGAACCACCAGCAGTGATCGTACTACCGTTTACCTCGGACGACGATGTCGTCGTCATCGAGGAGTGGCGACAGGCTGTCGGCCGCATCAATCGTGGGCTACCGGTCGGAAGCGTCGAACCGGACGACAGGTCGCTGATAGCAGCCGCCCGCCGGGAACTTCGTGAGGAGACTGGCTACGAGGGCGATGAGTTCGAGCAGCTGACCACGGTCGAACCGATGAACGGGGCCGCAAACAGCGTCTATCATCTGTTCGTCGCCCGAGGCTGCGAGCCGACTGCCGAGCAGGACCTCGATCACAACGAGAGTATCCGTGTCGACACGACGACGTTCGAGGCACTCCACGACGCTGTCGCCAACGACGAAATCCGTGACGGGCGGACGGTGCTCGCCGTCCTTCGATATCTGATCGCCGACGAACGGAATCCTTAG
- the tgtA gene encoding tRNA guanosine(15) transglycosylase TgtA encodes MRDHFESRDTDAAGRIGELTVPRAGVTVETPALLPVINPNLQTISPARLQEEFGAEILITNSYIIHNNEDLRERAREEGLHDLLDFDGAIMTDSGSFQLSEYGEIDVRTDEILRFQHEIGSDIGTPVDIPTPPDVSRERAESELATTQERIEAAESIDTGEMLVTAPVQGSTYPDLREQAGAHADATGHDVFPIGAVVPLMNEYRYGDMVDVVAGAKRGLGIDAPVHLFGAGHPMMFALAVAMGCDLFDSAAYALYARDDRYLTVRGTEHLDELDYLPCSCPVCIEHTPADLRSLDDQAREEALAAHNLHVTFAEIRRIKQAIRSGNLLELVEERARSHPAMLDGYRALCDHTDQLEREDPASKSTFFYLSHESARRPEVRRHHRRLDRLDPEGTVLLTEGDSSNNYDESWRIVPPFGPFPRALSETYPLTAEVPDRLDVSAYEAAADGVTRVVESNPDTEFVLGHWDWPASALDRVPDRVDSFVLGEK; translated from the coding sequence ATGCGCGATCACTTCGAGTCACGCGACACTGACGCTGCGGGACGGATCGGAGAGCTAACCGTCCCGCGGGCTGGCGTCACCGTCGAAACCCCGGCGCTGCTGCCGGTGATCAACCCGAACCTCCAGACGATATCGCCAGCCCGTCTCCAGGAGGAGTTCGGCGCGGAGATCCTCATCACAAACTCCTACATCATCCACAACAACGAGGACCTCCGCGAACGCGCCCGCGAGGAGGGGTTGCACGACCTGCTCGATTTCGACGGCGCAATTATGACCGATTCCGGCTCCTTCCAGCTTTCCGAATACGGCGAAATCGACGTCAGGACCGATGAGATCCTCCGGTTTCAACACGAGATCGGCTCCGACATCGGGACACCGGTCGACATCCCCACGCCGCCTGACGTCTCACGCGAGCGTGCGGAATCCGAACTTGCTACCACACAGGAACGTATCGAGGCGGCCGAGTCGATCGACACCGGTGAGATGCTCGTAACGGCTCCTGTACAGGGATCGACGTACCCCGATCTGCGCGAGCAAGCGGGTGCACACGCAGACGCCACCGGCCACGATGTCTTCCCGATCGGCGCGGTTGTACCTCTGATGAACGAGTATCGCTACGGGGATATGGTCGACGTCGTGGCGGGAGCCAAACGTGGGCTTGGCATCGATGCTCCAGTCCACCTGTTTGGGGCCGGGCATCCGATGATGTTCGCGCTCGCCGTCGCGATGGGCTGTGACCTGTTTGACTCCGCCGCCTACGCCCTGTACGCCCGCGACGACCGCTACCTGACCGTTCGGGGCACCGAGCACCTCGACGAGTTGGACTATCTTCCCTGCTCGTGTCCAGTCTGTATCGAACATACGCCCGCCGACCTGCGCTCGCTCGACGATCAGGCGCGCGAGGAAGCGCTCGCGGCGCACAATCTCCACGTTACCTTCGCGGAGATCCGTCGTATCAAGCAGGCGATCCGAAGCGGTAACCTACTCGAACTCGTCGAGGAGCGTGCCCGGAGCCACCCTGCCATGCTCGATGGCTATCGCGCACTATGTGATCACACAGACCAGCTCGAACGTGAGGACCCTGCTTCGAAGAGCACGTTCTTCTATCTCTCCCACGAGAGCGCTCGACGACCGGAAGTCCGGCGTCATCACCGTCGTCTTGACCGACTCGACCCCGAGGGGACGGTCCTTCTAACCGAAGGCGACAGTTCGAACAACTACGACGAATCGTGGCGGATCGTCCCACCCTTTGGCCCGTTTCCCCGCGCACTCTCGGAAACGTATCCGCTAACTGCTGAAGTACCCGACCGACTTGATGTGAGCGCGTACGAGGCCGCAGCCGACGGCGTCACTCGGGTCGTCGAGTCGAACCCCGATACGGAGTTCGTACTCGGTCACTGGGACTGGCCCGCGTCGGCGCTCGACCGCGTCCCCGACCGGGTCGACTCGTTCGTACTCGGCGAAAAGTAG
- the arcS gene encoding archaeosine synthase subunit alpha, translating into MTDYFEVLERDGAARIARLRLSDPVTTPALVDDVVEDAGSLWPEERELPDGDENALTILPHRGLPAGTADEVKDSFAVDYPEVDYPSAAVVTPGTAADYGADAYVLSDAQGSIGHGSAFRDAIVETKAAIPADSALYLSGVATPVNVATLVYAGVDLIDEHRAVVKGLEGKYLTTEGEHFLEDLEELPCACSACQQSAEEFDREDCAEHNVHVLRAEIARVRERIRAGRLRDYIEGQARHEQWCTAALREFDQQWSYLEQRTPVLRRSELVSATEDTIRRVEIQRFADRVTSRYRNRFSNPLVLVPCSATKPYSESQSHGQFHEAIGFRGHVVSMTSPIGVVPQELECTYPAQHYDSVVTGRWSEDEKQFVADVLQAYLERNEYPSVIAHVPGEGYRDICERVETALGLEFEYTVEEHPTDTDSLANLAGALEGELKYSKREREQNTVRAIADYQFGDGAGDALFEDISMQSRYPKLRVHNSEGDQLAAMVPQYGVLSFTLAGARRWVESDAPTKRVEIDAFVPHGDVLAPGIVDADDDIRVGDEVVIEGPKAFGVGRAEMNGPEMAESTRGIATSVRHVEEQ; encoded by the coding sequence ATGACCGACTATTTCGAGGTGCTGGAGCGTGATGGGGCTGCCCGGATCGCCCGGCTCCGTCTTTCCGATCCGGTAACGACGCCAGCCCTCGTCGACGACGTCGTCGAGGACGCCGGAAGCCTCTGGCCCGAGGAGCGGGAACTACCCGACGGTGACGAGAACGCCCTCACAATCCTTCCCCACCGTGGCCTTCCAGCCGGGACCGCCGACGAGGTGAAAGATTCGTTTGCCGTCGACTATCCCGAGGTCGACTACCCAAGCGCAGCTGTCGTGACGCCCGGTACAGCCGCCGATTACGGTGCCGACGCGTACGTCCTCTCGGACGCACAGGGTTCGATCGGCCACGGGAGCGCGTTCCGCGACGCGATCGTCGAGACGAAAGCAGCGATCCCCGCCGACAGTGCGCTGTATCTCTCCGGCGTCGCCACGCCGGTCAACGTCGCCACGCTCGTCTACGCGGGCGTCGATCTGATCGACGAGCATCGGGCAGTCGTGAAAGGACTCGAAGGCAAGTATCTCACCACCGAAGGCGAACACTTCCTCGAAGATCTCGAGGAACTCCCCTGTGCCTGTTCGGCCTGTCAACAGTCCGCAGAGGAGTTCGACCGCGAGGACTGTGCCGAGCACAACGTCCACGTACTCCGGGCCGAGATCGCCCGCGTCCGCGAGCGGATCCGCGCTGGCCGCTTGCGCGACTACATCGAAGGACAGGCCCGCCACGAGCAGTGGTGTACTGCCGCACTCCGAGAGTTTGATCAGCAGTGGTCGTATCTCGAACAGCGAACGCCGGTCCTCAGGCGCTCCGAACTGGTTTCGGCCACTGAGGATACGATCCGCCGCGTCGAGATCCAGCGCTTCGCTGATCGCGTGACAAGTCGGTACCGGAACCGCTTTTCGAACCCGCTCGTACTCGTCCCGTGTTCGGCGACAAAGCCCTACAGCGAGTCACAGAGCCACGGTCAGTTCCACGAGGCGATCGGCTTCCGGGGACACGTCGTCTCTATGACTAGCCCGATCGGCGTCGTCCCCCAGGAGCTAGAGTGTACCTATCCAGCCCAGCACTACGACTCCGTTGTTACTGGACGCTGGTCCGAAGACGAAAAGCAATTCGTCGCGGACGTCCTGCAGGCCTACCTCGAACGCAACGAGTATCCATCGGTAATCGCACACGTTCCTGGCGAGGGGTATCGAGACATCTGCGAACGCGTCGAAACGGCGCTCGGACTGGAGTTCGAGTATACCGTCGAGGAGCATCCGACGGACACCGACTCGCTTGCCAATCTCGCGGGCGCACTCGAGGGGGAACTCAAGTACTCCAAACGCGAGCGCGAACAGAATACTGTGAGAGCGATCGCCGACTACCAGTTCGGTGACGGCGCTGGCGACGCGCTGTTCGAGGATATCTCGATGCAGAGTCGCTACCCGAAACTCCGTGTGCATAACTCTGAGGGCGACCAACTCGCTGCGATGGTCCCGCAGTACGGTGTCCTTTCGTTCACACTCGCGGGCGCGCGCCGGTGGGTTGAAAGTGACGCACCGACCAAACGCGTCGAGATCGACGCGTTCGTTCCTCACGGGGACGTGCTCGCCCCCGGTATCGTCGACGCGGACGACGATATCCGGGTAGGTGACGAAGTCGTCATCGAGGGGCCCAAGGCGTTCGGTGTCGGCCGCGCAGAGATGAACGGCCCGGAGATGGCAGAGAGCACACGCGGGATCGCGACATCAGTGCGGCACGTCGAAGAGCAGTAG
- a CDS encoding GH32 C-terminal domain-containing protein, producing MTDLPDSVGFLLADEPSPEQRAALNWATDAGINTDRVELDELLEGSDSLSRYEVLWWHRDEPTDTAEQLNDCRDQLSQWVADGGGLLLSLRALEAIEPLGIDPVAPDATGNIEPEHELGLLCKSIHANSPVFEEFDALRIPTRAAHGTQQFARYDAVLPEHGEVLASTIRAGEDVPDQPALIGWQYGDGDVAGLGTAVTFAGATNDRCVHNRTRLFRNLLSVLACEQRLTDGRPKDVNQLETMRENLSDDRHRPQYHITAPANWLNDPNGLIHWNGEFHVFYQYNPGGPYHDTIHWGHAVSDDLVHWEDRPVALTPSPDGPDRDGCWSGCAFDDDGTPRIMYTGGRDELQLPCLATAADDDLNAWQKDPENPIIDTLPVDPPLRSTEHWKAEFRDHNVWREDDTWYQLIGSGVEGGGGTALLYSSTDDELRQWYYEGPILTGDPEQDGAMWECPELLDLGEKQLLHISNYDEVRYYLGSYENGEFETERTAQLDYGDFYAPQSLRADDGRILTWGWIWEARDESAQWDAGWSGALSLPRELDLDDRGRLRQRPANELESLRERHVHEGGCSLHDQWLDLDTDGLSYELSAEIKLDDAEAFEIVIGESPDGEERTPIRYTRDSELVVDRSHSSHDERASKAPDRMPIAPVDEPLSLRLFVDGSVVELFANERHCLTTRIYPTRSDSDNLSLHAKGGTVELLDLDVWELGRAWTESEELSGEQAPGQTD from the coding sequence ATGACCGATCTTCCGGATTCCGTCGGGTTCCTGCTGGCGGACGAACCGTCACCCGAACAGCGCGCCGCGCTGAACTGGGCGACCGATGCCGGAATCAATACCGACCGGGTCGAACTCGACGAGCTTTTAGAGGGCTCTGACTCCCTGTCACGCTACGAGGTCCTCTGGTGGCACCGTGACGAACCGACCGACACCGCCGAACAGTTGAATGACTGTCGGGACCAGCTCTCTCAATGGGTCGCTGATGGAGGTGGATTGTTGCTCTCGCTCCGAGCCCTCGAAGCGATCGAACCACTTGGTATCGATCCTGTCGCACCAGATGCAACCGGGAACATCGAACCGGAACACGAGCTCGGTCTGCTCTGCAAATCGATCCACGCTAACAGCCCAGTGTTCGAGGAGTTCGACGCACTCCGCATCCCAACCCGTGCCGCACACGGAACTCAGCAGTTCGCGCGATACGATGCGGTGTTACCCGAACACGGGGAGGTGCTAGCGAGCACGATCCGTGCTGGCGAAGATGTCCCAGACCAGCCTGCACTGATCGGCTGGCAGTACGGGGATGGTGACGTCGCCGGCCTCGGGACCGCGGTGACCTTTGCGGGCGCGACGAACGATCGCTGCGTTCACAACCGGACACGGCTGTTCCGTAATTTGCTATCGGTTCTGGCCTGCGAACAGCGACTTACTGATGGTCGGCCAAAAGACGTCAATCAACTGGAGACGATGCGCGAGAATCTGTCGGATGACCGCCACCGTCCACAGTATCATATCACTGCCCCCGCGAACTGGCTGAACGATCCGAATGGCCTCATTCACTGGAACGGCGAGTTCCACGTATTCTATCAGTACAACCCCGGCGGCCCGTACCACGACACGATCCACTGGGGGCACGCGGTCAGCGACGATCTCGTACACTGGGAGGATCGTCCGGTCGCGCTTACCCCCTCCCCTGATGGCCCGGATCGGGACGGCTGCTGGTCCGGCTGTGCGTTCGACGATGATGGTACGCCCCGGATCATGTACACCGGCGGTCGTGATGAACTGCAGCTACCCTGCCTGGCGACCGCCGCGGACGACGACCTGAACGCCTGGCAGAAAGATCCCGAGAACCCGATCATCGATACGCTCCCGGTGGATCCTCCGCTCCGGTCGACGGAACACTGGAAAGCCGAGTTCCGGGATCACAACGTCTGGCGAGAGGACGACACCTGGTATCAACTAATCGGCTCCGGTGTCGAAGGAGGTGGTGGAACCGCGCTGTTGTACTCCTCGACGGATGACGAACTACGTCAGTGGTACTACGAGGGGCCGATCCTCACGGGCGATCCCGAACAGGACGGCGCGATGTGGGAGTGTCCCGAACTGCTGGATCTCGGCGAGAAACAGCTGTTGCACATCTCTAACTACGACGAGGTCCGGTACTATCTGGGCTCGTACGAGAACGGCGAGTTCGAGACCGAACGAACCGCCCAGCTCGATTACGGTGACTTCTACGCCCCGCAGTCGCTCCGGGCCGACGACGGCAGGATACTGACCTGGGGCTGGATCTGGGAGGCCAGAGACGAGAGCGCTCAGTGGGATGCGGGCTGGTCGGGGGCACTTTCGCTCCCCCGTGAACTCGACCTCGACGACCGTGGGCGGCTTCGCCAGCGCCCGGCAAACGAACTCGAATCCCTTCGTGAACGCCACGTCCACGAGGGGGGTTGCTCCCTCCACGACCAGTGGCTTGACCTCGATACGGACGGACTGAGCTACGAGCTATCGGCCGAAATAAAGCTCGACGATGCCGAAGCCTTCGAAATCGTGATCGGCGAGTCTCCTGATGGTGAGGAGCGGACGCCGATTCGGTATACCCGGGATAGCGAACTCGTCGTCGACCGAAGCCACTCCAGCCACGATGAGCGTGCCTCGAAGGCACCGGATCGTATGCCGATCGCACCGGTCGACGAACCGCTTTCGCTCCGGCTGTTCGTAGACGGCTCGGTTGTAGAACTATTCGCGAACGAACGCCACTGCCTGACGACGCGAATCTATCCCACACGGTCAGACAGCGACAACCTGTCGCTCCACGCGAAGGGTGGAACGGTAGAGCTACTCGATCTCGACGTCTGGGAACTCGGCCGGGCGTGGACCGAAAGCGAAGAATTGTCGGGCGAACAGGCCCCCGGTCAAACCGACTAG
- a CDS encoding ABC transporter permease subunit, translated as MFEFLRYDGRKRIKGSVYLSAGMAILAAVVIWVYPSFSDSFDEDELLEAYPPQLIQLFDIETMASIEGFLAFELYVFGWTILLGLYLAYSAAGIIADDIDRGRMDTLLAMPVTRRRLLTEKFASLAVPILLVNVLVPPVVLASVELIGESISIADLAAIHLLSIPYLFACAGIGILCSVAFDRTSIAQRVALGGTFALFLFESLLNGTDYEAIGAVAPMRYFDPNEILLESSYDLAGAATLMLMTFVLVGVSAVWFTRKDV; from the coding sequence ATGTTCGAGTTCCTGCGCTACGACGGACGGAAACGAATCAAAGGCAGTGTCTATCTCTCCGCTGGGATGGCCATACTCGCCGCGGTCGTGATCTGGGTGTACCCCTCCTTTAGCGACTCCTTCGACGAGGACGAACTGCTGGAGGCGTACCCACCCCAGCTCATTCAGCTGTTCGACATCGAGACGATGGCCTCGATCGAGGGATTTCTGGCCTTTGAGCTGTACGTTTTCGGCTGGACTATTCTGCTTGGACTGTATCTGGCCTACAGCGCGGCCGGAATCATCGCCGATGACATCGATCGGGGGCGGATGGACACGCTACTGGCCATGCCAGTTACCAGACGACGGCTTCTCACCGAGAAGTTCGCGTCGCTTGCCGTACCGATCCTCCTCGTCAACGTGCTCGTTCCGCCTGTCGTCCTCGCAAGCGTCGAGTTGATCGGCGAGTCGATATCGATTGCCGATCTGGCAGCGATTCATCTGCTCTCGATTCCGTACCTGTTCGCCTGCGCGGGAATCGGCATTCTCTGTTCGGTCGCGTTCGACCGAACCAGTATTGCCCAGCGGGTCGCGCTCGGTGGAACCTTCGCGCTGTTCCTGTTCGAATCGTTGCTCAACGGAACTGACTACGAGGCTATCGGGGCAGTCGCACCAATGCGGTACTTCGATCCGAACGAAATCCTGCTGGAGAGTTCCTACGACCTCGCTGGAGCTGCAACATTGATGCTGATGACGTTCGTCCTCGTCGGGGTCAGCGCAGTCTGGTTCACCAGAAAAGACGTCTAG
- a CDS encoding ABC transporter ATP-binding protein: MAAIELDGLTKDYGDVLANDDLTFEVETGEIFGYLGPNGAGKTTTIRTLLGFISPTSGSARVLGHDATDERALIEAKRRIGYLSDEPGFDEDATGTKILDLHAAVKGDERRDELLNLFEPPLDRPVRDYSRGNVQKLGIVTTFMHDPDLVVLDEPTSGLDPLLQQRFAEFLRAEQRDGVTVFFSSHVLSEVRRLCDRVGIIRDGQLAAIEPIDSLLERTGKSVRVNADAPIPIGTLDIDGVHDPEFGEVDGDRPDTFTECTFTFTGDINALLTRLGEYELLDLSIEEAPLEDVFLKFYGEN, translated from the coding sequence ATGGCAGCTATCGAACTCGATGGGTTGACGAAGGACTACGGCGACGTCCTCGCCAACGACGATCTCACCTTCGAGGTCGAGACTGGCGAGATCTTCGGCTATCTCGGTCCGAACGGAGCCGGAAAGACCACGACGATCCGGACCCTGCTTGGCTTTATTTCTCCGACGAGTGGCTCCGCCCGAGTCCTCGGCCATGACGCCACCGACGAGCGCGCACTCATCGAGGCCAAACGCCGGATCGGCTACCTCTCGGACGAGCCGGGATTTGATGAGGACGCGACGGGGACGAAGATCCTTGATCTGCACGCCGCAGTGAAAGGCGACGAACGCCGTGACGAACTGCTCAACCTGTTCGAGCCTCCGCTCGACCGACCAGTGCGGGACTACTCTCGTGGAAACGTCCAGAAGCTCGGCATCGTGACGACGTTCATGCACGACCCCGATCTCGTCGTACTTGACGAGCCGACCAGCGGCCTCGACCCGCTCCTCCAGCAACGCTTTGCGGAGTTCCTCCGCGCCGAACAGCGGGACGGCGTCACAGTGTTTTTTTCTTCTCACGTGTTGAGCGAGGTTCGCCGGCTCTGTGACCGGGTCGGAATCATCCGCGATGGGCAGCTGGCGGCGATCGAACCGATCGACAGCCTCCTCGAGCGGACCGGAAAATCGGTGAGAGTCAATGCGGATGCGCCGATTCCGATCGGTACGCTCGATATCGACGGCGTTCACGATCCGGAGTTCGGTGAGGTCGACGGTGACCGGCCCGACACGTTCACCGAGTGTACGTTCACGTTTACCGGGGATATCAACGCGCTGTTGACTCGCCTTGGCGAGTACGAACTTCTCGATCTATCGATCGAAGAGGCCCCGCTCGAAGACGTCTTCCTGAAATTCTACGGTGAAAACTGA
- a CDS encoding glycoside hydrolase family 68 protein, with amino-acid sequence MTDETTDGSTPRWTREQAATIERTDATVGPIVYPPEEETDDEVHIWDTWLLRNRDGSIAEIDGYRVIFSLSAPKELLPGKRHDVATIRYFYSVDGKNWTCGGTAFDDNAFGSRQWAGSALYDDGTVYLYYTAAGYRDEEELSYHQRIAVGAGGTIDTDEDGLSIDGPWSHEIILEPDGEYYEREAQSRGMIYTFRDPWFFEDPATGETCLLFEANTPVPEGDNPYDCDPVHEEFNGSVGLAVSETGDPTDWDLREPLLEGVCTNQELERPHMIVRDSSYYLFISSHEHTFAPGLEGYDALYGFVADSLRGEYEPLNGSGLVATNPASAPFQTYSWLAYPHREEILVSSFFNYYDLRGLSLDDVAGLPPEEQQRRFGGTLAPTLRIELSGAETRIIGTLEHGHLPLPEEDLPKLLSEYRLTGEDGGEY; translated from the coding sequence ATGACTGACGAGACGACCGACGGGTCAACACCGCGCTGGACACGTGAACAGGCGGCGACGATCGAGCGGACCGATGCAACGGTCGGCCCCATCGTCTACCCGCCCGAGGAGGAGACCGATGACGAAGTCCATATCTGGGATACGTGGCTCCTGCGGAACCGCGACGGATCGATCGCGGAGATAGACGGCTATCGCGTCATCTTCTCGCTGAGTGCGCCCAAAGAGCTACTGCCGGGCAAGCGCCACGACGTCGCGACGATCCGCTATTTCTACTCGGTCGACGGAAAGAACTGGACATGCGGTGGGACGGCGTTCGACGACAACGCCTTCGGCTCTCGACAGTGGGCTGGCTCCGCACTGTACGACGACGGTACCGTCTACCTCTACTACACAGCCGCGGGCTACCGCGACGAGGAGGAGTTGAGCTACCACCAACGCATCGCGGTCGGCGCTGGGGGTACGATCGACACTGACGAAGACGGCCTCTCAATTGACGGCCCGTGGTCCCACGAAATCATCCTCGAACCGGACGGCGAGTACTACGAGCGCGAAGCACAGTCCCGCGGAATGATCTACACCTTTCGAGATCCGTGGTTCTTCGAGGACCCCGCAACCGGCGAAACCTGTCTACTCTTCGAGGCCAACACACCCGTCCCGGAGGGGGACAACCCCTATGACTGCGACCCGGTCCACGAGGAATTCAACGGCAGTGTCGGCCTCGCCGTCTCGGAAACCGGTGATCCGACTGACTGGGACCTGCGCGAACCGCTGCTCGAAGGCGTCTGTACGAACCAGGAGCTCGAACGACCGCACATGATCGTCCGGGATAGCTCGTACTACCTCTTCATCTCCAGTCACGAACATACATTCGCCCCAGGGCTCGAAGGGTACGACGCTCTCTATGGCTTCGTCGCTGACTCCCTGCGCGGTGAGTACGAGCCACTGAACGGGAGCGGACTGGTCGCGACCAACCCCGCGAGCGCACCGTTCCAGACCTACTCCTGGCTCGCCTATCCCCACCGCGAGGAGATTCTGGTCAGTAGCTTCTTCAACTACTACGATCTCCGGGGACTGTCCCTCGACGACGTCGCCGGGCTCCCACCCGAAGAACAGCAACGGCGCTTCGGCGGGACGCTCGCGCCCACCCTCCGGATCGAACTCTCGGGAGCCGAGACGCGGATCATCGGCACACTCGAACACGGGCATCTCCCGCTCCCCGAGGAGGACCTCCCCAAACTCCTCTCCGAGTACCGCCTGACTGGCGAAGACGGCGGCGAGTACTGA
- a CDS encoding C2H2-type zinc finger protein, whose amino-acid sequence MAYTCSTCDSEFSSAAGVTQHVALHHNTCAECDTSFDEADALRDHIHEQH is encoded by the coding sequence ATGGCATATACCTGTTCCACCTGCGATTCGGAGTTCAGTTCGGCAGCCGGCGTCACCCAGCACGTCGCACTGCACCACAACACCTGTGCGGAATGTGACACATCGTTCGACGAGGCGGACGCGCTTCGCGATCACATCCACGAACAGCACTGA